Proteins from a genomic interval of Schistosoma mansoni strain Puerto Rico chromosome 2, complete genome:
- a CDS encoding putative tropomyosin codes for MSESNVATVVKRKIKEMRTELEKLQFDVITEDEILRQETALREKAEAEVAAMTRRIRLLEEDLEVSSSRLTETLTKLEEASKTAEESERGRKDLEIRSIADDERLNQLEDQQKEAKYIAEDADRKYDEAARKLAIAEVDFERAEARLEAAESKIVELEEELRVVGNNMKALEISEQESAQREESYEETIRDLTERLKAAEQRATEAERQVSKLQNEVDHLEDDLLAEKERYKALSGELDQTFAELTGY; via the exons ATGAGTGAATCAAATGTCGCGACTGTCGTCAAGAGGAAAATTAAAGAGATGCGGACGGAGTTAGAAAAATTACAGTTTGATGTTATCACAGAAGATGAAATATTGAGACAAGAGACAGCCTTGCGTGAAAAG GCTGAAGCTGAAGTGGCGGCGATGACTCGCAGAATTCGTTTATTAGAGGAAGATCTTGAAGTTTCTTCAAGCCGTTTAACCGAAACATTAACAAAGTTGGAGGAGGCAAGTAAAACTGCAGAGGAAAGTGAACG TGGAcgaaaagaccttgagattcgTTCGATTGCTGATGATGAGCGGCTTAACCAGCTGGAGGACCAACAAAAGGAAGCCAAGTATATTGCCGAGGATGCAGACCGTAAATATGACGAG GCTGCACGTAAATTAGCTATCGCAGAAGTTGATTTTGAACGTGCGGAAGCTCGTCTCGAAGCTGCAGAAAG CAAAATAGTAGAATTGGAAGAGGAACTACGAGTTGTTGGTAATAATATGAAAGCTCTTGAGATTTCCGAACAAGAG TCAGCCCAACGTGAAGAAAGCTATGAGGAAACAATTCGAGATTTAACAGAACGATTGAAGGCT GCTGAGCAAAGAGCAACTGAAGCTGAACGTCAAGTATCTAAACTACAAAATGAGGTTGATCATTTGGAAG ATGACTTATTGGCTGAGAAAGAACGATACAAGGCTCTTAGTGGCGAACTGGATCAAACTTTCGCAGAACTTACTGGTTATTAA
- a CDS encoding putative bax inhibitor, with product MSRYSHSQRMNLGTIFNFRDLDKNVQVHLKNVYSTLSVGLILSCVGAYLFQINSFLQSITTSLMVLSFILSLGSSLFIYFTQHSRETLHSRLGAFFLFCFSTGIGFGPLLQALSIISPDTIPTALLGTALIFVSFTLAALFTRKRYYIYLGAALMSAISLLTTFSFMNLFIRSPAIYTAELYIGLAIFCAFVVFDTQLIVEKRRNGDTDFVWHTLDLFIDFVEIFRHLLIILNSKRIKEKRWSSFLDRSTITCFALLINNNNTLYWYYFT from the exons ATGTCGCGCTATTCACATTCCCAAAGGATGAATCTGGGGACTATTTTTAATTTCCGAGATCT CGACAAAAATGTTCAAGTCCATCTTAAGAACGTATACAGTACACTCTCTGTTGGTTTGATATTATCGTGTGTTGGGGCATACCTATTCCAAATAAACTCTTTCCTGCAG TCTATTACAACTTCTCTGATGGTCTTGTCATTCATTTTATCCCTTGGAAGCTCtctgttcatttattttacgCAACACTCAAGAGAAACCCTTCATTCTAGACTTGGTGCTTTTTTCTTGTTCTGTTTCTCTACAG GTATTGGTTTCGGTCCGCTTCTTCAAGCTTTGTCAATAATCAGTCCTGATACTATTCCAACTGCCCTTTTGGGTACTGCCTTGATTTTCGTCTCATTCACTTTAGCAGCACTGTTTACACGAAAACGATATTACATTTATCTTGGTG CTGCCTTGATGTCTGCAATCAGTTTGTTGACAACATTTAGCTTCATGAACTTATTTATTCGTTCTCCGGCCATATACACTGCTGAACTTTACATTGGATTGGCTATATTTTGTGCATTTGTGGTTTTCGATACCCAATTAATTGTTGAAAAACGCCGTAATGGGGATACTGATTTCGTATG GCACACGTTGGATTTGTTCATTGATTTTGTAGAAATATTCCGTCATCTTCTTATAATCCTCAACTCTAAAAGG ATTAAAGAAAAAAGATGGTCTTCATTTCTTGACCGTTCAACTATAACTTGTTTTGCATtgcttattaataataataatactcttTACTGGTATTATTTCACTTAA